GAGTTGAATACCATCAAATAGATTTCTCAAAAAATGTAGCTTCTCAAGTTTGTGAAAAACTATATCAAGAGAAGATTTTAAGTGTTTTTATAGAAGGAGGAACGAAAACTATACAATCCTTTATTGATGAAAATTTATGGGATGAAGCACGGATATTTACAGGACCTAAAAGGTTTCATTCTGGAACTAGAGCACCACAAATAAAAGGGCGGGTCAACTCAAAAATAAGCCTAGAAAAAGATCAACTAACACTATTATTCAATGCTTAAAAATATAGTTTTTGACTTTGGGGATATTTTCATTAACCTAGACAAACCTGCAGTCTTTAAAGCGCTTGGTAATTTTGGAGGCACTCAACTAAGTCCCGAATTATTCAAATTAGCCAAAAACTATGAAATGGGACTAATAAGTTCTACTGATTTCGTCAAGGCGCTCCAAGAACTATTTCCTACAGCTACAGCCGAAGAAATAATTGCTGCATGGAATTCAATTTTACTTGATTTTCCTATCGAAAGACTTGAGTTTATTGAGCAAATGGCAGCGGACAAAAAATATCGATTATTTTTATTAAGCAATACCAATGAGCTTCATATAACGGCAGTTATCAAATCTATGGGGATCCTAAATTTTAACCGGTTTAAAGCCTGTTTTGAACAGTTTTACTTATCGCACGAAATTAATTTAAGAAAACCCGACCTCCCAATTTACGAATATGTACTTTCCCAGAATCAATTAAAAGCTGAAGAAACACTGTTTATAGACGATATGTTAGAAAACACATTAGCAGCTGAAACTATAGGTATCAAAACATGGAATTTAATCGTAGGCAAAGAAGATATTGTTCAATTAGCATCAAAATTATAGTATGATTAATTTAGGTTTAAGTATTCTTTTTTCTAGCTTAATATTTGTTATTTTTAAACTCTTTTCGACCTATAAAGTCAATACCTTTTATGCGATAGTCACCAATTATTTTACAGCGTGCTTGGTAGGCTTGTTTTTTTATAAAGGCGATGTTTTAATGGCAAGCATACCTGGAAAATCGTGGTTTATAGGCACTCTTTTTTTAGGTGTTTTATTTATTCTTGTTTTCAATTTAATGGCGACAACGGCGCAAAAAGTTGGAGTTTCGGTAGCTTCGGTAGCCACAAAAATGTCTTTAGTAATACCAGTGCTTTTTGGAGTTTTTTGGTATGGCGAAACACTCTCCTATTTTCAGATTTTGGGCGTTCTTTTAGCACTAGTTGCTGTGTATTTTGCCTCCATAAAGGCTAAAAACATAAACCTGCCTAAAACATCACTCTTACTACCCGTATCGGTTTTTATAGGCTCAGGAATTATCGATTCTAGTATAAAATACCTTCAAGAAATTCACGTAGAAGAAACAGAATACCCTTTATTTTCAGCAGTGATATTTGCAGCTGCTGCAGTCGTTGGTGTAGCTATAATAGCTTTAAAAAGTATAAAAAATGGACTAAAAATTAGCCCTAAAGATATTTTAGGCGGAATAGCCTTGGGGGTTCCCAACTATTTTTCTATTTATTATCTTTTAAAAGCCTTACAGAGTGAAACCTTGAACAGCGCTTCGGTTTTTACAATAAACAACGTAGCCATAGTCATG
The sequence above is drawn from the Cellulophaga sp. Hel_I_12 genome and encodes:
- a CDS encoding DMT family transporter — protein: MINLGLSILFSSLIFVIFKLFSTYKVNTFYAIVTNYFTACLVGLFFYKGDVLMASIPGKSWFIGTLFLGVLFILVFNLMATTAQKVGVSVASVATKMSLVIPVLFGVFWYGETLSYFQILGVLLALVAVYFASIKAKNINLPKTSLLLPVSVFIGSGIIDSSIKYLQEIHVEETEYPLFSAVIFAAAAVVGVAIIALKSIKNGLKISPKDILGGIALGVPNYFSIYYLLKALQSETLNSASVFTINNVAIVMFSTLLGISLFKEKLSLKNWMGIGLAVISIILIALF
- a CDS encoding HAD-IA family hydrolase, encoding MLKNIVFDFGDIFINLDKPAVFKALGNFGGTQLSPELFKLAKNYEMGLISSTDFVKALQELFPTATAEEIIAAWNSILLDFPIERLEFIEQMAADKKYRLFLLSNTNELHITAVIKSMGILNFNRFKACFEQFYLSHEINLRKPDLPIYEYVLSQNQLKAEETLFIDDMLENTLAAETIGIKTWNLIVGKEDIVQLASKL